GCCATTTTCAAGCCTAAACTGACCATTATAAACAACGCACATCTAATATGTTTTACCCATAAATGCATTGAGAGACCACTATGATCCAAGTGTTATTTTTTGCGCAAATCCGTGAGTTACTCGGTACCGCTAATATTGAACATATAGCCGATAATATTGACACTGCAGAAGCATTACGTGCAGCACTTGCTGCCACCGATGACAAGTGGGCTAGAGTGTTGGCATCAGACAAACTGCTAGTGGCGATTAATCAAACTATGAGCCAGTGGGATTCGCCTGTAAATGACGGTGATGAAGTCGCCTTTTTTCCTCCGGTTACAGGTGGATAATATGAAACAGCAGAGCAATAGCATTGTGGTTCGTGTTCACACTGAAGATTTTAGTGTTGCTGATGAATATGCATTACTGGCCTGTGATAATCAGGACGGCGCCGTGGTCAACTTTGTCGGTAAAGTACGTGACTTTAATGACGGAAGTGCGGTGACCGATTTAACGCTAGAACACTATCCTGGGATGACTGAGTCGGTATTAATGCAGATAAGCCAACAGGCTTGTGAACGTTGGCCATTAAACAAAGTGACTATTATTCATCGCGTTGGTACCTTATTACTTGGTGAGCAAATTGTGTTTATTGGTGTGACCAGTGCCCATCGGAAAGCGGCTTTTGCAGCATGTGAGTTTTTAATCGATTTTTTAAAAACAAAAGCACCTTTTTGGAAGCTTGAAGCCGGCGATACTGGCGCTAAGTGGGTTGAAGCACGTGACAGCGATCAACAAGCCGCCCAAATGTGGAAAAAGTAATCGTCTATATGGCTCGTACATAGCAAGGATAAACCCTCAATGTCTTTCATTTATGCCAACATTACTCAGCTAGCAGACTCATTTAGGCCTCGATTCCGTGCTGGTGCTATCGCATTATTCTTTGCCATTGTTAGTTCAGTAGGGTTTAGTTCTGCAAGTGTCGCGAGTGATGCTCCGGCCATTGCTGCGGCTGCTAACATTAAATTTGCGGTAGATGAGATAGCGATACGTTTTCAGCAGCAAACGGGTTTAGCTCTGCGGATAAGTTATGGTTCTTCGGGTAATTTTGTGACCCAAATTCAGCATGGCGCTCCGTTTGAAATGATGCTCAGTGCTGATGAAGGTTATATCGATAAACTGCATCAAGCGGGATTTACCCAAGGAGAGGGTGTTATTTATGCCATTGGTCGACTTGCGCTTGCGGCACCGAAAGACTCGCCGTTAATTTTAGACGCTGATTTAGTCGGCCTAGCGCAATTAATCGATGATGGGAAATTATCTCGTTTTGCGATAGCCAATCCCGATCATGCTCCTTATGGCGTGAGTGCGCGTGAAGTACTGCAAGCAAAAGGCCTATGGGATGCGCTACAGGCAACGTTGATTTTAGGTGAAAATGCTGCCCAAGCGACTCAATTTACCATTAGCGGCTCCACTCAAGGCGGTATTGTACCGTTATCTTTAGTGCTAACGCCTGAGTTTGCTAAGCGTGGTAACTATGTCGTGATCCCGGATGCATTATTTCAACCGCTTTATCAACGTATGGCATTAATGCCCAATGCATCTGAAACTGCCGAGCGATTTTATCAGTACATGCAATCTGCTGATGCACAGCAAGTATTAACTCAATTTGGATTTAACTTACCTAAATCTGTCGTTAAGCAGGCTAATTAATGGATTGGCAAGCTCTATGGCTGTCGGTAAAGCTGAGTTGTTTTACCGTAGTACTGCTAATTCCATTGGCTATTTTGGTTGGGCGATGGTTAGCATTTCGGCAGTTTAAGGGTAAGTCGTGGATTGAAGCTTTGATCATGGTGCCGCTAGTATTACCACCAACGGTGATAGGCTATTATTTGCTGGTAGGATTAGGTAATCAGAGCATGATTGGCCAATGGGTTGAGCAGTTAACCGGTCAACAATTAGTGTTTCATTTTTCAGGCCTAGTCATTGCTTCTATCATTGTTAACATTCCCTTTGCCGTTCAACCTATTCAGCGTGCTTTTGAAACCATTCCGATAGATATTCGTGACGCTGCAGCTTGTTGTGGCATGAGTCGATTACGGATCTTTTTTCGCATAGAATTACCGATGATATGGCCTGGTGTATTAACGGCGGTCGTATTGTGCTTTTCCCATGTACTTGGCGAGTTTGGTGTGGTGTTAATGTTAGGCGGTAACATTGCTGGCGAAACCAAAACAATTTCGATAGCGATTTATGATAGTGTGCAGGCATTCGATTTTGATTCAGCAGGAATGATGTCTTTGGTATTATTATTGTTTGCAGTGAGTGCATTAGCACTAACCACGAGCATGTCTAGGCGTTTAGGAGGGCATCATGGTGCCTCACAGCGCTGATCTTATATGTGATATTTCACAAACATCTCCAATTCCACTTGAAGCACATTTTAGTTGCCGAGCAGGTGAAGTTTTAGCGGTAGTGGGTCCTTCTGGTGGCGGTAAAACTACCTTGTTGAGGATGATTGCCGGCCTGACTTTACCTGAGCAGGGGCAAATTCACTGTGGCGACATGCTGTGGTTTGACGCTAAACAGTCTATTTCATTAACGCCACAACAACGACATATCGGTTATATGCCGCAACATTTTGGTTTATTTCCGCATTTGTCGGTGTTAGACAATGTCATTTCTGGACTTGATCATGTGCCAAAAAACCTGAGAAAGCAGCGCGCGTTAGATTGGTTGGAGCGCGTCAACTTACATGGTTTACCTGATCGCTTACCCGCTCAATTGTCTGGCGGACAACGTCAACGAGTCGCGCTTGCTCGAGCATTGGCTCGAGAGCCTGCTATTTTGCTACTTGATGAACCCTTTTCTGCTGTCGATAAAGAAACTCGTGAACGCTTATACATCGAGTTAGCTCGGCTAAAACAACAGCTATCTATTCCGGTGGTGATGGTCACGCACGATATTCATGAGGCGTTATTATTGGCCGATGAGATGATATTGATTAGCCAAGGTACAATGCTGCAACAAGGTAAACCCTTTGAGGTATTATCTCATCCTAATGACGAAGCGGTTGCTAGGCAGATGGGTTTGAGGAATATTTTTGACGGTAAAGTGGTAGCGCAAGATATTGAGCGTAACATGACCCAGTTTACTCTGGGTGATGAACTGATTGTCAGCGACAGCGCCCCCACGTTGAGTGTTGGCCAAGCTATTCGCTGGGTTATTCCCAATCAAGGTATTCGCTTTAATGCCATAAGCAGTGGTCGTCTGTGTAAAAGCTTAAATAAATTAGAGGTATTAATTGAATCTGTACTGGTGATGGGGGAGTCATCACGAGTGATAGCCTCTGTCGTTGGTATTGGCTCGACCATTAATGCTGATGTGCCGACTCATTTAGTGCATAAGTTATCGTTAGCTGCTGGAGTACAAACCACCATAGCGCTCAAATCAGATCAAATTCATATTTTAACCACCAACCCTTAACGTAGATAGAAAATTGTCTTAAACACCTCTTTAGCCACCTTACAGAGTCTATTACTGTGCAATAGACTGACGATTTAGTGAGGCAATGTGGCTTGTTAGCGACATTAATAACACATTTGATCTCAATACCTTATCTTTTGAGCCTGTTTTTATTGATTGACGAGTCCTTTAGGCTGAATTTATATCGTGAATCGGCGGTTCAGCGAAATTGGAAATGGTATTTATGATCAATTATTAATCTTAGATTTCTTGGGACTTTGGCTGCTCTTAGGTAGAGTAGTCGGGTAATAGAATTTTCAATTATATAGAGGCTCGTGATGGTTCGGTTGCTGCTAGCAATATGCTTTCTTCCTTGTGCCGTGATGGCCACTCCATCTATGCACTCTTTATTGATCAATGGTGACTTTTTAAAGCCCATTTCGGTCATGGAACAATTAGAGCAACAAGATGAAGGCACCATTTGTGACT
This region of Shewanella livingstonensis genomic DNA includes:
- the moaD gene encoding molybdopterin synthase sulfur carrier subunit, whose amino-acid sequence is MIQVLFFAQIRELLGTANIEHIADNIDTAEALRAALAATDDKWARVLASDKLLVAINQTMSQWDSPVNDGDEVAFFPPVTGG
- the modA gene encoding molybdate ABC transporter substrate-binding protein, with protein sequence MSFIYANITQLADSFRPRFRAGAIALFFAIVSSVGFSSASVASDAPAIAAAANIKFAVDEIAIRFQQQTGLALRISYGSSGNFVTQIQHGAPFEMMLSADEGYIDKLHQAGFTQGEGVIYAIGRLALAAPKDSPLILDADLVGLAQLIDDGKLSRFAIANPDHAPYGVSAREVLQAKGLWDALQATLILGENAAQATQFTISGSTQGGIVPLSLVLTPEFAKRGNYVVIPDALFQPLYQRMALMPNASETAERFYQYMQSADAQQVLTQFGFNLPKSVVKQAN
- the modB gene encoding molybdate ABC transporter permease subunit, with the translated sequence MDWQALWLSVKLSCFTVVLLIPLAILVGRWLAFRQFKGKSWIEALIMVPLVLPPTVIGYYLLVGLGNQSMIGQWVEQLTGQQLVFHFSGLVIASIIVNIPFAVQPIQRAFETIPIDIRDAAACCGMSRLRIFFRIELPMIWPGVLTAVVLCFSHVLGEFGVVLMLGGNIAGETKTISIAIYDSVQAFDFDSAGMMSLVLLLFAVSALALTTSMSRRLGGHHGASQR
- a CDS encoding ABC transporter ATP-binding protein, whose amino-acid sequence is MVPHSADLICDISQTSPIPLEAHFSCRAGEVLAVVGPSGGGKTTLLRMIAGLTLPEQGQIHCGDMLWFDAKQSISLTPQQRHIGYMPQHFGLFPHLSVLDNVISGLDHVPKNLRKQRALDWLERVNLHGLPDRLPAQLSGGQRQRVALARALAREPAILLLDEPFSAVDKETRERLYIELARLKQQLSIPVVMVTHDIHEALLLADEMILISQGTMLQQGKPFEVLSHPNDEAVARQMGLRNIFDGKVVAQDIERNMTQFTLGDELIVSDSAPTLSVGQAIRWVIPNQGIRFNAISSGRLCKSLNKLEVLIESVLVMGESSRVIASVVGIGSTINADVPTHLVHKLSLAAGVQTTIALKSDQIHILTTNP
- the moaE gene encoding molybdopterin synthase catalytic subunit MoaE, which produces MKQQSNSIVVRVHTEDFSVADEYALLACDNQDGAVVNFVGKVRDFNDGSAVTDLTLEHYPGMTESVLMQISQQACERWPLNKVTIIHRVGTLLLGEQIVFIGVTSAHRKAAFAACEFLIDFLKTKAPFWKLEAGDTGAKWVEARDSDQQAAQMWKK